ACCATTCTGAGAAAGCCACTGCACACCGCATCACCACGCCTGCAGGGTATGATGCTAAAGTTGCAGCGCTACGACCTGGATGTGATGTACAAGCGAGGCAAAGAGCTGTATGTGGCAGACGCGCTGTCACGAGCACATTTACCTGAGTCTGAGCCCCCGCTTACTGATGACTTACTAGAGGTGATGACGGTCCAGGTTCTCTCCTCACGTCGCACAGATGAATTACGAGATGCAGTCAAGAGCGACATCACCTGTCAACAGCTCTGTGAAGTCATCTTACACGGCTGGCCCAGCACCTCCAAGGAACTACCACAGCTGCTGCGACCATTCTTCTCCATGAAGGAGGAGCTGACATTGGATGACGGGTTGATCCTACGAGGGCAAAGGGTTGTGATACCTGCAGTACTGCAAAAGTTCTACACTGACCAGTTACACCAAGGCCATCCCGGAATGGAAGCCGCCAAACGCAGAGCTCGAGAGACTATGTACTGGCCCTCAATGTACTCTGACATCGAAAGAGAAGTGTCTCTCTGTACTGCATGCAAAGCTTTGACAGCTCACCACGCAAAGGAGCCAATGCAACTCCATGACATTCCTGAACTGCCATGGTCATTCACTGCAGCTGATATATTTGAGTGGCGTGGCAAAATGCATCTAGTCCTAGTGGACTCGTACTCCGGGTGGTTCGAGCTGGATTACCTCCCCAACATGACCAGCAACACCGTCATTGGGAAGCTGAAGAGACACTTTGCAACACATGGTGTGCCCCACACTTTCATGAGTGACAATGGGACCCAGTTTTCGGGGAGGGACTTTGCACAGTTTTCACAATCATGGGACTTTAAACACATCCGCAGCAGTCCCTACTATCCGCAATCTAACGGCCTTGCTGAGCGTGCAGTGAGATCCGCCAAGCACCTGCTGGAGAAGTGCCACCGTGATGGCTCAGACATTCAAGCAGCCATTCTGCACACTCGCAACATTCCCCGTGAGGGACTCCCGTCTTCTGCTCAACGCCTGATGTCCAGGCGTACTAGGACCTTCCTGCCAGCCACCACAGACATGCTCAGACCCGCCATCCAAGTCAACGTGGCTGCCACCATCACCAAACACAGAACGAGGGGGAAAATGTATCATGACCGCCATGCTCACCGTCTCCCTGCACTTAAGCCAGGTCAAACAGTCAGAGTGCAGACTGAACGTGGTTTTGATCACGTGGCAAGAGTGGAAGGCCCAGCCCAGCAGCCTAATAGCTATGTGATAGCATCACAAGGAAAGAGCTACATCAGGAACAGGCGGCATCTCCTCCGGGTAGATGAGGACCCACCGGCAACCCCTGAAGAGGACGTGCCACTGACCTCCACCTCTCCGGCACCTGATAGAGAAAATGACACCAgcgcaccacctccacctcctaccACACCAGTGGTCAATACTGCTGGCCCAGTTGAAAGACAGTTGGTAGTGACACGAGCAGGCAGAGTCAGCCAGCCCAATCAGCGCTATGGGGACTATGTCAGTCCTTAGAGTGAAAAATGAAAACGTGAAAATGTTATCAATGTGTTCTTTTGTTTAACTGAACTGGTTCTACTTGCTCTTATTGCCCTTAATGTCTATGTTAGGTGTTATCTTATGTTTTGAGATAGGCAGCTTGGTCAGATGATTTTGTATGCGTTTTAGTCCTGATCTGTTACATGCCTTAGTTGAGGTTAGTATTAGGTTGTGTGCAGCATAGCTACTTTATCTAGAAGAAGGGGGATGTAGAGTGGTGGCTTTATGTCACCTTTCGTATGTATTCCTTGAAGCGTCACTAGGTGGCGACACCTGTATGAGTGAGTGGCACAGTTAATAAAGTCAGTCTAGTGTGTACATTTACCGGAGCTGCATGTGTGATTTATTGGCACGCTAcacagcccatttaatctttgttcaggtctaagaTCTTGTCCCTGTTATCATTTGgctgctctttggtctttcccatgctggtgaggttggagtgtgactgattcactcatactatggactgattctgctgattcaatgtgtattttatgcatgttagtatgtagaggtgtctttaattcagatgacaagttgatcggaagtgcccatctggtctgtgggcccggaactgttatgtgttggcaggggatcaaatacttattttgcttgatgaaatggaaataaattaatatatattctcttaagtcaatttctggattttctttttgatattctgtctctccatattagaatacatattatcataacatttattgactgatcatgtctttgttagtaggcaaaccaacaaaatcagcaagggatcaaatacttattggactcactgtatgcttAACAGCCAGTCGTCCTGCAAGGGACGCTTGGACAAATGAGGTTGCTGGTGTCCGAAATACACCCGGCAGAGAGAATGTGCACTCTAATGTTGGATAAAATGGCCATGAAGAGGCATCTGGACTATGCGGTCAAAACAGATGCTATTTATGGCATTTATCAGACACGACAGGAGAGGCAGCCAAACAAGCCATGGGGTTCATGACCAGGGACATCATGGGCAAGTGGAATATGGTAAGCTATACCCTAATTAATAAATGTCACAATAGATGCCACAAGTACAACAAACTGCATATTTGAACTATTTACTTAGATATCGTGACGTTTTTGTGTGAACAGACAGacggtctacttcttctctgctAGTCCAATGCCATCTGACAGAACTGTACCTCTTGTGA
The Engraulis encrasicolus isolate BLACKSEA-1 chromosome 20, IST_EnEncr_1.0, whole genome shotgun sequence genome window above contains:
- the LOC134436027 gene encoding uncharacterized protein K02A2.6-like: MAQGLRRIDPLVFDEHIADNWRRFEKEWTIYCNAGLSDKSKKVQAYTLLNLAGPEAAEKSESFVIPIAMKDKVKAELDRMTALGVITPENEATEWVSAMVAAKKKDGTVRICIDPVHLNQALLRPRHPLKSIEQIIADMPEAKIFSILDAKCGFWQIPLDHASSKLTTFMSPHGRYRFLRMPYGICTGSEVFQNVMEQLFAGQPCEIVVDDILIWGRTLQEHDERLTQVMNRIRAINMKLNPEKCKFRVNSVQYVGHLLTADGVKPDPEKVKAVCEMEKPQDKQTLQQFLGMTNYLSKFIPQYSDMTGPLRQLIHHDVEWHWHDAHDAAFRKLKQALTNPPVLQFFDTSKPVVISADASQHGLGAVCLQQGRPVAFASRALTPTESRYAQIEKEMLALVFAAKKFHDFIYGRPVTAETDHQPLVTILRKPLHTASPRLQGMMLKLQRYDLDVMYKRGKELYVADALSRAHLPESEPPLTDDLLEVMTVQVLSSRRTDELRDAVKSDITCQQLCEVILHGWPSTSKELPQLLRPFFSMKEELTLDDGLILRGQRVVIPAVLQKFYTDQLHQGHPGMEAAKRRARETMYWPSMYSDIEREVSLCTACKALTAHHAKEPMQLHDIPELPWSFTAADIFEWRGKMHLVLVDSYSGWFELDYLPNMTSNTVIGKLKRHFATHGVPHTFMSDNGTQFSGRDFAQFSQSWDFKHIRSSPYYPQSNGLAERAVRSAKHLLEKCHRDGSDIQAAILHTRNIPREGLPSSAQRLMSRRTRTFLPATTDMLRPAIQVNVAATITKHRTRGKMYHDRHAHRLPALKPGQTVRVQTERGFDHVARVEGPAQQPNSYVIASQGKSYIRNRRHLLRVDEDPPATPEEDVPLTSTSPAPDRENDTSAPPPPPTTPVVNTAGPVERQLVVTRAGRVSQPNQRYGDYVSP